A window of Chryseobacterium indicum contains these coding sequences:
- a CDS encoding GT-D fold domain-containing glycosyltransferase — MDIGHIDIEYIWFLKKATEKIAIEGRHVNEAEKQESFDIPEEFARSYQESIILEVKE, encoded by the coding sequence ATTGATATCGGACATATTGATATTGAATACATCTGGTTTTTAAAGAAAGCTACAGAAAAAATTGCCATCGAAGGAAGACACGTGAACGAAGCCGAAAAACAGGAGTCGTTTGATATTCCTGAGGAATTTGCCCGATCTTATCAAGAGAGTATCATTTTAGAAGTAAAAGAATGA